One Pseudorasbora parva isolate DD20220531a chromosome 4, ASM2467924v1, whole genome shotgun sequence genomic region harbors:
- the LOC137074143 gene encoding endonuclease domain-containing 1 protein, whose product MTLHLFVLVFFLLSCGSARVVSDFEQECGGFFALGKSPTKFNDPQYKQICQNLNNQYYYATYYDTDRKIPVYSAYKFEGIKDCERKNNWYIEPQLDDNNNVPHMASEGSVPKELRGRHQALNGDYEKSGYDRGHLAPVYHAGSQDCADTTFTLTNAAPQNPSFNSGQWRVLERNIANTLSEQCLPKRYSVYIVTGVTPGTKNLNNRVNVPSHFWTAYCCLDQNNKCQKSGGFIGENKNIAPIEKNVTVLNTDLASLYKFPSFEVFDRRIVPLSANSEKIKPCIINVMCSQCWFCFLWALFLFYLPS is encoded by the exons ATGACGCTGCATCTTTTTGTGCTGGTGTTCTTTCTTCTCTCCTGTGGTTCGGCCAGAGTTGTGTCAGATTTTGAGCAGGAGTGTGGTGGATTTTTTGCATTAGGAAAATCGCCAACAAAATTTAATGATCCACAGTACAAGCAGATCTGCCAAAACCTAAATAATCAGTACTATTATGCCACATATTATGATACTGACAGGAAGATCCCAGTGTACTCCGCCTACAAGTTTGAAGGGATAAAGGACTGCGAAAGAAAAAACAATTGGTACATTGAACCTCAA CtggatgataataataatgtacCACACATGGCATCCGAGGGGTCTGTGCCTAAAGAACTACGTGGACGCCATCAAGCTCTCAACGGAGATTATGAGAAGTCTGGGTATGACAGAGGTCATCTGGCACCCGTTTACCATGCAGGATCACAGGACTGTGCTGACACCACCTTCACTCTCACTAATGCTGCTCCACAAAACCCCTCTTTTAACAGCGGTCAGTGGAGGGTACTAGAAAGAAACATTGCAAATACACTATCCGAGCAATGTCTACCAAAAAGGTATTCTGTTTACATAGTAACAGGGGTGACACCAGGTACAAAGAATCTGAACAACAGAGTGAATGTGCCTAGTCATTTCTGGACTGCATACTGCTGCTTAGACCAGAATAACAAATGTCAAAAATCAGGAGGATTTATTGGAGAAAACAAGAACATTGCTCCAATAGAAAAAAATGTGACCGTTTTAAATACAGATTTGGCCAGTCTTTATAAATTCCCATCTTTTGAGGTGTTTGATAGACGTATAGTACCTCTATCAGCAAATAGCGAAAAAATTAAACCTTgcataataaatgtaatgtgtagTCAGTGTTGGTTTTGTTTTCtctgggctttgtttctgttttacCTGCCTAGTTAG